A genomic stretch from Theobroma cacao cultivar B97-61/B2 chromosome 4, Criollo_cocoa_genome_V2, whole genome shotgun sequence includes:
- the LOC18601456 gene encoding V-type proton ATPase subunit d2 — protein sequence MYGFEAMTFNIHGGYLEAIVRGHRAGLLTAADYNNLCQCETLDDIKMHLSATEYGPYLQNEPSPLHTTTIVEKCTLKLVDEYKHMLCQATEPLSTFLEYITYGHMIDNVVLIVTGTLHERDVQELLEKCHPLGMFDSIATLAVAQNMRELYRLVLVDTPLAPYFSECITSEDLDDMNIEIMRNTLYKAYLEDFYKFCQKLGGATAEIMSDLLAFEADRRAVNITINSIGTELTRDDRRKLYSNFGLLYPYGHEELAVCEDIDQVRAVMEKYPPYQSIFSKLSYGESQMLDKAFYEEEVKRLCLAFEQQFHYGVFFAYMRLREQEIRNLMWISECVAQNQKSRVHDSVVFIF from the exons ATGTACGGATTCGAAGCTATGACCTTCAATATCCACGGCGGTTACTTGGAAGCCATCGTCAGAGGTCACCGGGCGGGGCTCTTAACCGCCGCCGATTACAACAATCTTTGCCAATGTGAAACCCTTGACGATATCAAGATGCATCTCTCCGCCACCGAGTACGGCCCTTATCTCCAAAATG AACCTTCACCACTACATACCACTACTATTGTCGAGAAATGCACTCTTAAACTGGTTGATGAGTATAAACATATGTTGTGCCAAGCTACCGAGCCGTTGTCCACCTTCTTAGAGTATATCAC ATATGGTCACATGATAGACAATGTTGTCTTGATTGTTACTGGAACCTTGCATGAGAGAGATGTTCAGGAGCTTTTGGAGAAGTGCCATCCTTTGGGCATGTTTGACAG CATTGCAACCCTGGCAGTTGCTCAGAACATGCGTGAACTCTATAGATTGGTTCTTGTTGACACTCCACTGGCTCCATACTTCTCCGAGTGTATTACCTCTGAG GACCTTGATGACATGAACATTGAAATTATGAGGAACACTCTCTACAAAGCATACCTTGAAGATTTTTACAAGTTTTGCCAG aaaCTTGGTGGTGCAACTGCAGAGATAATGTCTGACCTCTTAGCGTTTGAGGCTGATAGGAGGGCTGTCAATATTACCATTAACAG CATTGGCACTGAGCTTACTCGAGATGATCGTCGGAAATTATACTCTAACTTTGGTCTGCT TTATCCTTATGGACATGAGGAACTAGCTGTCTGTGAGGATATTGACCAG GTTCGTGCTGTGATGGAAAAATATCCTCCCTACCAATCTATTTTCTCTAAATTATCGTATGGGGAAAGCCAGATGCTTGACAAGGCATTTTACGAAGAGGAAGTGAAAAGGCTTTGCTTAGCCTTTGAGCAACAG TTCCATTATGGTGTTTTCTTTGCCTACATGAGATTGAGGGAGCAGGAGATCAGGAACCTGATGTGGATCTCTGAATGTGTGGCTCAAAACCAAAAGTCTAGAGTTCATGACAGTGTTGTCTTCATATTTTAG
- the LOC18601458 gene encoding probable E3 ubiquitin ligase complex SCF subunit sconB, protein MAAPPASPQQAATKITDLDEDSLAHCAAYLSLQDLSNLAITSKFLKKVAYSDSIWLHRFRERWPLEMLSSSSLGVRKAYLDCRTALHQLKFADPFVLDLYTEASHFDHILLDKNDIIFSQGSVIKRMKTDSFLSGGTLVRMSDHNARITCMRLFPLRETSLVRSETQREENVLVTSSYDHSIRLWWKGACQRCFRGHNGAVSTLSDKLLGDGGAKVMASGGEDGTVRLWSLSSSGKRGQQALKATLYGHQKPVTSMSVAGHRTSLLVTMSKDSKVRVWDTTTSSAIRSSCCVGMTSVAGAPVDMKCHEALLYVAAGSSVVIVDLRTLQRVHTVAIYQPRLYSFAIMPSKSLICTGGFGKAMLWDIRRGQESSKPEAVAELDGHIGSVTLLHMDPYKIVTGGLGDSFVNAWETETGTKANSLLCNHPELGSANIRCSAMAVNACSIVTASYGESQGLVRFQDFSTATRPIVEYDNDQNVSKFWGTQSYNDSDGCDE, encoded by the exons atggcgGCGCCACCAGCTTCACCGCAGCAAGCGGCAACAAAGATCACCGATTTGGACGAAGACTCATTGGCTCACTGCGCCGCCTACCTTAGCCTTCAGGACCTCTCAAACCTCGCCATAACCTCCAAATTCCTGAAAAAAGTCGCTTACTCCGACTCTATCTGGCTCCACCGCTTCAG GGAGCGTTGGCCGCTGGAAATGCTATCCAGCTCTTCATTAGGTGTGAGGAAGGCCTATTTGGATTGTCGTACCGCATTGCATCAGCTTAAATTTGCTGATCCTTTTGTTCTGGACTTGTATACCGAAGCAAGCCATTTCGACCATATACTTCTCGATAAGAACGATATAATCTTTTCTCAA GGTTCTGTGATAAAAAGGATGAAAACCGACAGCTTTTTGAGTGGAGGCACGCTTGTCAGAATGAGTGATCATAATGCAAGAATTACATGCATGAG ATTGTTTCCACTTCGTGAAACTTCTTTAGTTCGAAGTGAGAcacaaagagaagaaaatgttTTGGTAACCTCAAGTTACGACCACTCGATTCGTCTATGGTGGAAG GGTGCTTGCCAACGATGTTTTAGAGGTCATAATGGTGCAGTTTCCACATTGTCAGATAAATTATTAGGTGATGGTGGTGCCAAAGTAATGGCAAGTGGTGGGGAAGATGGTACTGTTCGCCTCTGGTCCCTTAGCTCTAGTGGAAAACGTGGCCAACAAGCTTTAAAGGCTACACTTTATGGGCATCAGAAACCTGTTACATCAATGTCAGTTGCAGg GCACAGAACATCCCTTTTGGTGACCATGTCAAAGGACTCTAAG GTGAGAGTTTGGGATACAACTACGTCATCAGCTATTCGTTCTTCATGTTGTGTAGGAATGACTTCTGTTGCTGGTGCACCAGTGGACATGAAATGCCATGAAGCCTTGCTCTATGTTGCTGCTGGTTCTTCTGTTGTGATAGTTGATTTGAGGACATTGCAAAGGGTCCACACTGTAGCAATATATCAACCAAGATTATACTCCTTTGCAATTATGCCCTCAAAATCCTTAATCTGCACTGGGGGATTTGGCAA AGCAATGCTTTGGGATATAAGGAGAGGCCAGGAGTCGTCAAAACCAGAAGCAGTTGCCGAGTTGGATGGTCATATCGGTTCAGTGACACTATTACACATGGATCCATATAAAATAGTTACAGGAGGGCTGGGGGATAGCTTTGTTAATGCTTGGGAAACTGAAACAGGTACGAAAGCAAATTCTTTGCTTTGTAATCACCCAGAGCTTGGGAGTGCCAATATCAGGTGTTCAGCCATGGCTGTAAATGCATGTAGCATTGTTACTGCCAGTTATGGTGAAAGTCAGGGACTTGTTCGTTTTCAGGATTTCTCCACTGCAACTCGTCCTATTGTAGAATATGATAATGATCAgaatgtttcaaaattttgggGTACACAATCATATAATGATTCTGACGGATGTGATGAATGA
- the LOC18601459 gene encoding uncharacterized protein LOC18601459 — protein MPTAALLLILLLCTAAVPSTSAPILGLDSFLTHQSHLDPKSTNDPFPSLASSLKKSLAASGPGPLPIPSLISDLLSLSLPIPLHIRLVGPTFSSSSPSVLNSFLQSSLTSSHFHLISSSLSSHSLSVRHSLHLDISLSSSSLVSSLSAALSSAISSTPSSLRSPLLSVPYSTIDPIIFRHFDSDKTDNSLYIYILNLGLSSKQPYAYSYTHSDSSAGYTNCLGTLWTGKKRYLWIDLGAGPVDYGPALSGDGVLPRGEFHPLAALHGRPKSEKALLSELASLIYSAYQVLVVPPLRIPVHFENTLTVQFIHVHASESKDSSGLDWNQIIKKFHDEANDGELLFGNQTLEFKRYSVRYEECSICSFAVSRSINSYTSRFLFDNYTLIVSEYLDSKRLHQILSDSAEEFRRVAGLPEEELGSRVLPIYVFDLDYNTILLLDRYHQSVAFKDMVIAVRTKTAQTVSDYSCNGRHVFTRTRELERPLVGSLLQSMWGVSPTHLLWSPTHNSTLVDYSWSVGQTPFGPFSEISSLSFVQKDAARRNFLLTSLNYSITSAIDVLESVYAHGGDRNLLKQNQHVEFIQRWHLFRYKLDKAVSSLSHFDFEMAFYYIRSSDHDLYAMHNLVYTASQEIEASLVCFKDPPFPWASLSFCAVGFLALSYVYAKRDKLFRNKRKQF, from the coding sequence atgcccACGGCCGCCCTCCTCCTGATCCTCCTCCTCTGCACCGCCGCAGTCCCCAGCACCTCCGCCCCAATCCTAGGCCTAGACTCCTTCCTAACCCACCAATCCCACCTGGACCCCAAATCCACAAACGACCCCTTCCCATCCCTGGCTTCTTCCCTCAAGAAATCCCTTGCCGCCTCCGGCCCAGGCCCTCTCCCCATCCCTTCCCTCATCTCCGACCTCCTTTCCCTCTCCCTCCCAATACCTCTCCACATCCGCCTTGTGGGCCCCACCTTCTCTTCCTCCTCCCCTTCCGTCCTCAATTCCTTCCTCCAATCGTCCCTTACTTCCTCCCATTTCCACCTCATCTCTTCTTCTCTGTCCTCCCACTCTCTTTCCGTCCGTCACTCCCTCCACCTAGACATCTCCCTTTCTTCCTCCTCCCTCGTCTCTTCCCTGTCCGCCGCCCTATCCTCCGCCATCTCCTCTACTCCTTCCTCCCTCCGCTCTCCTCTCCTCTCCGTCCCATATTCCACCATCGACCCCATCATTTTCCGCCATTTCGACTCTGATAAAACCGACAATTCCCTTTACATTTACATTCTCAATCTCGGGCTCTCCTCGAAGCAACCTTACGCTTACTCTTACACTCATTCTGACTCTTCCGCGGGCTACACCAATTGCTTAGGGACCCTTTGGACAGGCAAAAAAAGGTATCTTTGGATTGATCTCGGGGCTGGTCCGGTTGACTATGGACCGGCCTTATCCGGTGATGGGGTACTTCCAAGAGGCGAGTTTCACCCTTTAGCGGCCTTACATGGAAGACCCAAATCTGAAAAGGCCTTGCTTTCGGAGTTGGCTTCATTGATATACAGTGCTTATCAGGTACTTGTTGTTCCTCCTTTGAGAATTCCTGTTCATTTTGAGAATACTTTAACTGTTCAGTTTATTCATGTTCACGCTTCTGAAAGTAAGGATTCAAGCGGTTTGGATTGGAATCAGATTATAAAAAAGTTTCATGATGAGGCAAATGATGGTGAATTGTTGTTTGGCAATCAGACTTTAGAGTTTAAGAGGTACAGTGTTAGGTACGAGGAGTGTTCTATTTGTTCTTTTGCGGTTTCTAGGTCTATCAATTCATATACTTCGAGGTTCCTGTTTGATAATTATACTTTAATTGTAAGCGAATATTTGGATTCAAAGCGTTTGCACCAGATATTGTCTGATTCAGCTGAGGAGTTTAGGAGGGTTGCAGGGTTGCCCGAGGAGGAATTGGGTAGCAGGGTGCTTCCTATTTATGTGTTTGATTTGGATTATAACACCATTTTGTTGCTTGATCGGTATCATCAGTCTGTTGCATTTAAAGATATGGTTATCGCTGTTAGGACAAAGACTGCTCAGACTGTGAGTGATTACAGTTGTAATGGTCGTCATGTTTTTACACGTACGAGGGAGCTGGAGAGGCCACTTGTTGGTTCACTTTTACAGAGTATGTGGGGAGTGTCACCGACTCATTTGTTGTGGAGCCCTACGCATAATAGTACGCTGGTGGATTACTCATGGAGTGTTGGTCAGACACCTTTTGGACCATTTTCGGAGATTTCCTCATTGTCTTTCGTGCAGAAGGATGCAGCTCGGAGAAATTTTCTCTTGACGTCATTGAATTACAGTATAACAAGTGCTATCGATGTTCTTGAATCTGTATATGCACATGGTGGGGATAGAAATCTCCTTAAACAGAATCAGCATGTTGAGTTCATACAGAGGTGGCACTTGTTCAGGTATAAGCTGGACAAAGCGGTTTCTTCTTTGTCACATTTTGACTTTGAGATGGCATTCTATTACATAAGGTCCTCAGATCATGATCTTTATGCAATGCACAATCTTGTATACACTGCATCACAAGAAATTGAAGCGTCACTTGTTTGTTTCAAGGACCCACCATTTCCATGGGCTTCACTATCATTTTGTGCAGTTGGTTTCCTTGCTCTCTCTTATGTTTATGCAAAAAGAGACAAACTTTTCAGGAACAAGAGGAAGCAGTTTTGA
- the LOC18601460 gene encoding putative pentatricopeptide repeat-containing protein At3g01580, with amino-acid sequence MKRRQLLVNLFKACNDGKSAAKLHSLLLKTGFSDDSFFTTKLTSIYAKFTSIEEAQKLFDEMPRRTVYLWNSILRAYSKQKQWNKAWVLFKNMISNEKGDKNEPDNFTLSIVLKACAGLQLLQQGEILHGFLRQNEKVGLDLFVGSALIEFYSKCGQMGDALKVFEEFEKPDVVLCTSMVSGYEQNGCFEKAVAFFSRMVTEEGVEPDRVTLVSLVSACAKLMNLKLGRSVHGFVIRRGFENNLSLVNALLHLYAKTGVVEVAENLFRRMVGKDVVSWSSMIGCYSHNGAAVEALRVFNEMINQGFQPNAVTVVSALQACAVACDLDNGQKIHELATKRGFDLEVSVSTALIDMYMKCLSPNEAVNVFRKMPRKDVVSWAALLSGYAQTGMADKSIRVFRDMLSSGILPDAVSMVKILASSSELGILRQAVCLHGYITRSGFDSNPFVGASLIELYSKCGSLDYAIKVFKGIIDKDVVLWSAMIAGYGIHGKGRESLKLFELMVKGSAARPNNVTFLSILSACSHAGLVLEGIEIFSMMVNDYGLGPTSEHYGIVVDLLGRTGELDRAMDIINRMPVPVEPHVWGTLLAACRIHHNVEIGELAAKNLLCLDSNHAGYYILLSNIYAVDGKWGNVAKIRTLIKEKELKKMFAQSMVEIRNEVHSFVADDKFHPECERIYELLGKLDLTMRLQLENIYGISEALLNFKIT; translated from the coding sequence ATGAAAAGGAGGCAACTCTTGGTCAATTTATTCAAAGCATGTAACGATGGGAAATCAGCAGCAAAATTACACTCACTACTTCTCAAAACTGGGTTTTCCGATGACAGTTTTTTCACCACAAAGCTCACTTCTATTTATGCTAAATTTACTTCCATTGAAGAAGCTCAGAAACTGTTCGATGAAATGCCTCGAAGAACTGTTTATCTCTGGAACTCAATTCTTAGAGCTTATTCTAAACAAAAACAATGGAACAAAGCTTGGGTTCTTTTCAAAAACATGATATCTAATGAAAAAGGTGACAAAAATGAACCTGATAATTTTACTCTGTCTATAGTTTTAAAGGCTTGTGCAGGGTTACAGTTGCTTCAACAAGGGGAAATTTTACATGGGTTTTTGAGGCAAAATGAAAAGGTTGGATTGGATTTATTTGTGGGTTCTGCTTTGATTGAATTTTACTCAAAATGTGGCCAAATGGGTGATGCGTTGAAAGTttttgaagagtttgagaaacctGATGTTGTTTTGTGCACTTCAATGGTGAGTGGTTATGAGCAGAATGGTTGTTTTGAAAAGGCTGTGGCCTTTTTCTCAAGAATGGTAACGGAGGAGGGTGTTGAACCGGATCGTGTAACCCTTGTTAGTTTAGTTTCTGCTTGTGCTAAGTTGATGAATCTTAAGCTTGGAAGGAGTGTACATGGTTTTGTCATTAGGAGAGggtttgaaaataatttatcttTGGTTAACGCATTGTTACATTTGTATGCAAAGACAGGTGTCGTGGAAGTAGCGGAAAATTTATTTAGGAGGATGGTAGGGAAAGATGTTGTATCATGGAGCTCAATGATTGGTTGCTATTCTCATAATGGGGCTGCTGTTGAAGCATTGCGTGTTTTCAATGAAATGATCAACCAGGGATTTCAACCTAATGCAGTTACTGTTGTTAGTGCACTTCAAGCGTGTGCAGTTGCTTGTGATCTAGACAATGGTCAGAAGATTCATGAACTTGCAACTAAGAGAGGTTTTGATTTAGAAGTCTCAGTTTCCACCGCTCTGATTGATATGTACATGAAGTGCTTATCACCTAATGAAGCTGTTAATGTCTTTAGAAAAATGCCTAGGAAAGATGTAGTCTCCTGGGCTGCTTTGTTAAGTGGGTATGCTCAAACTGGGATGGCTGACAAGTCTATAAGGGTCTTCAGAGATATGCTATCTAGTGGAATCCTACCTGATGCTGTTTCTATGGTAAAGATTCTTGCTTCTTCTTCAGAGTTAGGTATTCTTCGTCAAGCTGTATGCCTTCATGGTTATATTACTAGAAGTGGCTTTGATAGTAATCCTTTTGTTGGGGCTTCTCTCATAGAGTTGTACTCAAAATGTGGTAGCTTAGACTATGCAATAAAAGTATTTAAAGGAATTATAGATAAGGATGTTGTTCTCTGGAGTGCTATGATTGCTGGCTATGGAATTCATGGAAAAGGGAGAGAATCATTAAAGTTATTTGAACTGATGGTCAAGGGTTCTGCAGCTAGACCTAACAATGTcactttcctctctattttatCTGCCTGTAGCCATGCAGGTTTGGTTTTGGAGGGGATTGAAATATTCAGTATGATGGTAAATGATTATGGACTGGGTCCTACTTCAGAGCACTATGGCATAGTTGTCGATCTTCTAGGCCGTACAGGAGAATTAGACAGGGCCATGGACATTATAAACCGAATGCCAGTTCCAGTTGAGCCCCATGTTTGGGGTACCTTGCTTGCTGCATGTAGGATTCATCACAATGTTGAGATAGGAGAGTTGGCAGCAAAGAATCTTCTCTGCTTAGATTCTAATCATGCAGGTTACTATATTCTATTATCTAATATATATGCTGTTGATGGGAAATGGGGTAATGTGGCAAAAATTAGAACTCTAATAAAGGAGAAGGAGTTAAAGAAGATGTTTGCACAGAGCATGGTTGAGATAAGGAATGAGGTCCATAGCTTTGTTGCTGATGATAAATTTCACCCAGAGTGCGAAAGGATTTACGAACTACTAGGAAAATTGGATTTGACAATGAGATTGCAACtagaaaatatatatggaATTTCTGAAgctttattaaattttaagatCACCTGA